One genomic segment of Gemmatimonadota bacterium includes these proteins:
- a CDS encoding VCBS repeat-containing protein — MPEAPVFRRHTIYEGGPAERMDCVVGDLDGDGVQEFVIATRSPDGLHWFGRTDQGKWAPHLMDDTFPSISVGTALVDLTGNGKLDLISGTSDRGNHVFWWECSDDPARRWIRRVVFELPHCRIHDLLVADIDGDGRNELYVWNPDAGTIFSVPVPDDPYQSPWSGVREVATGVSEQDFAAADVDGDGRLELIAGTSWYRLLPNGEWERHVYAEGYDGVRVRAADFDGDGRVEIAVCEVALDIGQTYGRLALFRPGADVERPWEAEVLNDRLLDAHTLQVADFDGDGRPDIYVGEMGRGDWTKPHPPRQLLYLSRDGRMEQHVIDIGIGTHEAQVIELDGKVGIISKPYRWLQDTAPRPQLVDNLYLYMPE; from the coding sequence ATGCCTGAAGCCCCCGTATTCCGTCGCCACACCATCTATGAAGGCGGTCCAGCCGAGCGCATGGACTGTGTCGTGGGGGACCTCGACGGAGACGGCGTGCAGGAATTCGTCATCGCCACCCGGAGTCCGGACGGACTGCACTGGTTCGGCCGCACCGATCAGGGGAAGTGGGCGCCGCACTTGATGGATGACACCTTTCCGAGCATCAGCGTCGGCACCGCACTCGTCGACCTCACCGGGAATGGGAAGCTCGACCTGATCTCCGGCACCAGCGATCGGGGCAACCACGTATTCTGGTGGGAATGCTCCGACGATCCCGCCCGGCGATGGATCCGGCGCGTGGTCTTCGAGCTTCCCCATTGCCGGATCCACGACCTGCTGGTTGCAGATATCGACGGCGACGGCCGGAACGAGTTGTACGTATGGAACCCCGATGCCGGTACGATCTTCTCGGTGCCGGTGCCCGATGATCCATACCAGTCTCCGTGGTCCGGTGTCCGCGAAGTAGCCACCGGCGTGAGCGAACAGGACTTCGCGGCCGCCGACGTGGACGGAGACGGCCGGCTGGAACTCATCGCCGGGACTTCGTGGTACCGGCTCCTGCCGAACGGAGAATGGGAACGGCACGTCTACGCCGAAGGATATGACGGCGTGCGGGTTCGCGCGGCTGATTTCGACGGGGACGGGCGAGTCGAAATCGCTGTGTGCGAGGTGGCCCTCGACATCGGGCAGACGTACGGCCGGCTAGCGCTGTTCAGGCCGGGTGCGGATGTCGAGCGGCCGTGGGAAGCCGAGGTGCTGAATGACCGGCTCCTCGATGCGCACACTTTGCAGGTGGCCGACTTCGATGGCGACGGGCGGCCCGACATCTACGTGGGTGAGATGGGCAGGGGGGACTGGACGAAGCCGCATCCACCGCGGCAACTGCTCTATCTTAGCCGGGACGGCCGCATGGAGCAGCACGTCATCGATATCGGGATAGGTACGCACGAAGCCCAGGTCATCGAACTGGACGGCAAGGTCGGCATCATCAGCAAACCCTACCGATGGCTCCAGGACACCGCGCCGCGGCCGCAGTTAGTGGATAATCTGTATTTGTACATGCCGGAGTGA